In a genomic window of Virgibacillus sp. SK37:
- a CDS encoding FtsW/RodA/SpoVE family cell cycle protein — MNNRLIKQKKFGDLVSKKQSYYIQNDLIFIFFLFVCVSLLSIYNAQQLEQYAGENFVLKQIVWFTIGVGIIAAIQFLDLDQLYKASIYIYGFGLLILAILLVSPDSIAREINGAKSWFTFPGLSLQPAEFTKMATILYLAATIDKHKTKYGMQTLKTDTLLLVKLLIIIALPVLLIMRQPDFGTAMVYLFIAGMIIILSGIDWKIIMTLILAGALSVTAALGFIIKFPNLAQQVGVEAYQIDRIMTWFDPSQQSSDATFHFDRAYMALGSGQLFGKGMDNLQVSFPEAHTDFIFAVIGESFGFIGSALVIFLYFLLLYKLVTLGLSVYKHSPFGSYLCFGFLSILLIHIFQNIGMSLGIMPITGIPLLLISYGGSSVLSTMIGLGVIYRVAVEHTIHNDYLFK, encoded by the coding sequence TTGAACAATCGTTTGATTAAGCAAAAGAAATTTGGTGATTTGGTGTCAAAAAAACAATCTTATTATATACAGAACGACTTAATCTTTATATTTTTCCTGTTTGTATGTGTGAGCTTATTATCTATCTATAACGCACAACAGTTGGAACAGTATGCTGGAGAGAATTTTGTTTTAAAGCAAATTGTCTGGTTTACAATTGGAGTGGGAATTATTGCTGCAATTCAATTTCTCGATTTAGACCAGTTATATAAAGCTAGTATTTATATTTATGGTTTTGGACTATTAATACTAGCTATTTTACTCGTAAGTCCGGATAGTATTGCGCGAGAAATAAATGGGGCTAAAAGCTGGTTTACCTTCCCTGGTTTGTCGTTACAGCCAGCTGAGTTTACTAAAATGGCTACCATTTTATACTTAGCTGCTACAATTGATAAACATAAAACAAAATATGGAATGCAAACCTTAAAAACAGACACACTCCTATTGGTTAAGCTCTTGATCATTATTGCATTACCTGTCCTGTTGATTATGAGGCAACCTGACTTCGGTACCGCTATGGTTTATTTGTTTATAGCGGGAATGATTATTATTCTGTCAGGGATTGATTGGAAAATCATTATGACATTAATTTTGGCAGGAGCCTTATCTGTTACGGCAGCACTTGGATTTATCATTAAATTTCCGAATCTGGCACAACAAGTAGGTGTAGAAGCATACCAAATTGATCGAATAATGACATGGTTTGATCCATCTCAGCAATCCAGTGATGCGACTTTTCACTTTGATAGGGCATATATGGCTTTAGGTTCAGGTCAGTTATTTGGTAAGGGAATGGATAACCTGCAAGTATCATTTCCTGAGGCACACACGGATTTCATTTTTGCGGTTATAGGAGAAAGCTTTGGCTTCATTGGCAGTGCACTAGTCATCTTTTTGTATTTTCTACTTTTATACAAACTGGTGACATTAGGCTTAAGTGTGTATAAGCACAGCCCATTTGGTTCCTATTTATGCTTTGGATTTTTAAGTATTCTACTTATCCACATTTTTCAGAATATCGGCATGTCTCTTGGGATTATGCCAATTACGGGAATACCTCTCTTGTTGATAAGTTATGGAGGTAGTTCTGTGTTATCCACAATGATCGGCTTAGGGGTTATATATAGGGTAGCAGTAGAGCATACCATCCACAATGATTATCTATTTAAATAA